The Narcine bancroftii isolate sNarBan1 chromosome 6, sNarBan1.hap1, whole genome shotgun sequence genome window below encodes:
- the msgn1 gene encoding mesogenin-1 has product MDNLLKTLLEMDDGAGFFNMDMISGTSWKNEDDKFETNQVASHHSFLPASYFELFSPPIQLPEMRNNSLVDTHFIQSSPQIWTIEEKGLSSHRLQELPKAKVSGKRRMKASEREKLRMRRLAHALHTLRSFLPPAYSQRGQTLTKIQTLHCAIQYISELSTLLAQGKHNNSGHST; this is encoded by the coding sequence ATGGACAATCTTCTGAAAACTCTGTTGGAGATGGATGATGGTGCAGGATTCTTTAATATGGATATGATTTCTggcaccagctggaaaaatgaagaTGACAAGTTTGAGACGAACCAGGTTGCATCGCATCACAGTTTCTTACCAGCATCCTATTTTGAATTATTCTCTCCTCCAATTCAACTCCCAGAAATGAGAAACAATTCGCTTGTGGACACTCATTTCATACAATCATCACCACAAATCTGGACCATTGAAGAGAAGGGGCTATCATCCCACAGGCTCCAAGAACTGCCCAAGGCAAAGGTATCAGGTAAACGCCGAATGAAAGCAAGTGAGAGGGAAAAGCTGAGAATGAGGAGACTTGCTCACGCTCTTCACACACTACGGAGCTTTCTCCCACCCGCTTACAGTCAGCGAGGACAGACTCTCACTAAAATCCAGACTCTTCACTGTGCCATCCAATACATTTCTGAGCTTTCCACATTACTCGCACAAGGAAAACATAATAATTCAGGACATAGCAcgtga